AGAAAGAATTCGAGGCACGCCTCGCGACCTCCGGGAACGCGGCCGAGAAGATGCGTCGCCTCGGTGAGGTTGGGTCACAGCCAGAGAATCAACTTCCGGCCTCGTTAAGTTGCGTTTCTGGCCCTGGCCCCAACTTCCCGAATCTTGACCCGGGCACGCACTCCGATGGGTGGCCCCAATTTGCCTTTTTCGCTTAGGCTTCTGCCAGTAGATTTGTTCGGAAATGTCAGCATGGAGAGGCGCCCGATCGGGCGCCTCTCGTACGTTCAGCGATCAGCGATCAGCAATCACTCGATTGAACAGTTGTCGGAGCTCTGAGACGTCAGCCGTTTTACCCGCGTTTTTGCAGCGAGAGGCTCATCGCACGGTCCTCTGGCGACTCCCGAAGGTTGCACGCTTCTTCTCGGCCTGTCACACGCCGACTTCCGCGGCATTACAGCCTGACGGCAGAGGCGGCAATTGTCAGGACGGATTGGAGGGTCACCCATTGCGACCAGACCCGGTTTGATCCGCGCAGCATAGAGGGTCAGACCTTCGAAGGTGTGACCCCGATTTCTGGATGTTACTCAGCGCTATCACGTTCCACTGCTGCCCAAAACGAAGATTAGAATCCCGGCACGAGTCCAATCAGGTCGTAAGTGGCGGTCGATGGGCCGATGGGCGTGATGGTGATACGGGACGCCGGTAGAGCAGGAAGAAGTTCGGACCTGGAGCGACAATGCGATGAGCTGGATGCCATGAGCCCGAAGGAGCGTGAGAAACATCTCATTCCGCAGGGGAAGTGTTCTGACGGCTGCGCGAGGAGTTCGAGAAGGGGGTAGACTTTTCGCCTTGATTCGACGTCACGGTCATCAGCCGCATCGCGGAGCTCATATCGCGTCATAGGCTGGGTCGGTATCGTATGTCGCAACGAAAGGAGGAAGCGATGAATCGCGGAAACCGTCACTGGAGGGGAATCATCATCGTCGTGGCGACTCTGGCGTGGGGGGGCCCTGGGGCGCTCCGGGCGGACTCGGAGATCAAGGCTCTGGTCGGCGGACGGTTGATCGATGGCTTCGGGGGACGGCCGGTGGCGAACAGCGTCATCATCGTCGAAGGCGAGCGCATCCGGGCGGTGGGGCGGATGGGAGAGATCGAAATCCCCGAACAGGCCGAAATCATTTCGACTGAAGGGATGGATGTGCTGCCGGGGCTTTGGGACATGCACGTCCACCTGATGATCAATGGTCACGCGGACTACGACCACTGGTTCTCGACCTATCCCGATCTCTACCGCAGTGTCATTATGCCCGCGTCCGCGAACCAGCTCCTGCTCGCGGGTGTGACGAGCGCCCGCGATCTCGGTGCTCCGCTCGAAGACATCATCGCCGTCCGGGATGCGATCAACCGCGGAGAGATTCCGGGACCCACGATGTACGTCTCGGGTCCGTTCATTCAGCACCGGCCGTATCCCGGCACCGAGCAATACCGTTGGGGGGTGAGCGGAGCGGAAGACGCACGAAGAAAAGTGCGGCGGCTGATCGAGGCCGGCGTCGACGTGATCAAGCTGATCGATCAGGATCAGATGACGATGGAGGAGGTCCGGGCCGTCGTGGAGGAGGCGCATCGCCATGGCCGCACGGTCGTCGCGCACGCGCACCGTCCGGAGGAGATCCGGCGCGGACTGGAGGCCGGCGTCGACTGTTTCGAGCACACCGGGCTGGCGAGTGCGCCCGAGTACCCGCCGGACGTCATTGAGATGATTCGGGAAAGGACGGCTCAGATGAACCGCGGGCCGCTCTTCTGGACCCCGACCGTCGAGGGGCTCTTCAACTACGAAGCGCTGCGGGACAACCCGGAGATCCTCGATTCGACCGAGTGGCATCTCGGACTGCCCGAGGAGATCATTCGCGACATCCGGGACTCGTTCCGCCATCCGGAGCGACTTTCCTACTTTCAGCTAACGCCGCTCCGCCGTCCGACGCTCCGGCATAAGATCGAGCAACTGCGGGAATCGGGAGTGGTTCTGCTGATCGGCACCGACAGCGGAATCCCGATGAAGTTCCATAGCCAGTCGACGTGGAACGAGCTCGAGGTCTGGGTGCGGGGGATGGGCATCAGCCCGATGGAGGCGATTCGGGGCGCCACCTACTGGCCATCGGTCCTGATGAAGGTGTCGGACGAGGTGGGCACGGTCAGCGAAGGAAAGTACGCCGACCTCATCGCGGTGCGGGGAGACGTCCTGAGGCACATCAGCCTTCTTCAGAGGGTCGATCTCGTGATGAAGCGGGGGACGCGATACAAGTGAAGTGACGTCGCTCAGCGGGCAGTCTGAGGCTGGGTTTTGAAACCCAGCCATTCAGGCGAACGCCGGGTCCGCTCGGCTGATCCTGAGCAGGTGGAGAAAGGCTGGTTTTCCGGAGCTGGCCCCACCCGTGGGCCTGCGGCTACTCGAACGGTACCAGGCACTCTTTCAGTCTGGCAGGGGCCGGGGTCCGCCGGATCCGACGGTGATTCGATCACGCCCGAGTCGCTTCGATGCGTAGAGCGATTCGTCCGCGATGCGAAGCAGCGCTCCGACCTCCTCTCCGTGGTCCGGGTAGACAGCGATTCCGATCGAGACGGTGATCGGCATCGAGACTTCTTCGTAGTGCTGGATGCGTAGTTCCTTCTGGAGACGGTTTGCGTAAATGAGAGCGCCCGCTTCCCCCGTGTCGGTCATGGCGACGAGGAACTCTTCTCCGCCGGTCCTGACGGTCAGATCGCTCGTCCGAGCCGTGTCACGTATGACGTGAGCGACACGCACCAGGATTTCATCGCCGCGAGCATGGCCGTACGTGTCGTTCACCTTTTTGAAGTGATCGAGATCGATGGCGATGAAGCTCACCTGAGTTTTGCGACGGCGGGCCATTGCCATGTGGATCCGCAGGTACTCGTCGACGAACCGGCGGTTGTAGAGGCCCGTCAGAGGATCGGAGATCGCCTGTTGCTCGAGCTCCCGATTCTTTTCGTCATGATCGAGCATCATCTGAACATTCTCGATCCCCAGTGCGATCAGGTTGGCCACGGAGGCGATCATGCTTGCTTCCCGCGGGGTCAGCGCGTGACGCGTGGTGCTCAGCGCGGTGATCACGCCCACCGCGCGTGTCCGCCCCTGAAGGGCTACACAGACGAGCGGATACAGGCGCTCATCCCTCGCTCGGTCCTGAAGCTGGAATTCGCTGATCGGAAGGTCCCGATTGTGGATCGTTCCGGAAAGCCGGCTCTGAACCTGCTCGTCGATCTGTTTTTCCTTGTCGCGTGCAGCGCCGTACGAGGCATGCAGGCGCAGACGCCCACGCTCGAGAAGATGGACGACCACTCCATCGACGAGCTCGTTCCTGATGAGAAGGTCGATCGCGTCGGCGAGAAACGCGTCCGGATCTGTTGCTGCGGCGGCGAGCAATCCGACCCGACTGAGCGTGTCCGCCTGCTCTTTTCGTAGCCGCATCTTCCTGCGCGAGATCCCGAATGCCAGCAGGAGGAGCACCAGCAGAGTGATTGCGAAGGCGACCGCTTTGCCGTACCGGTTCACCCATGCGCCGATCGGAGATGCCTTCGACTGCACGCTGATCCAGGAGGGCGAGCCAACCATGAGTTGAAAGCCGTCGTTATGGGGAGGGTTTTCTGAATAGATGGTCACGACACCGGTAACGCTCACCTCGGACGAAGGCGGAACAGAGGTCACCGCGAAGTCCCGCAGCACGCCTGGCGGCAACGCCAGTCGCATCGTGGAGCCCGCGTGCTGGAGGTCATAACCGACGTAGGGACCCAGCTGGACCGGGGTCCCGATGGAGCCGCGCACTGTTACAAGCTTTCCGTAGTGCTTCCATTGTGCTGCCTCTTGCAGAGTCAGCACGAGCGGCTCGGGCAACTCCCGCTGGCCTAAAATCGCGACGCGAGGCCGGTTGATCTGAATGGCGCCTCGATACTGATCGACGGTGCCCACCACGTCGATGAGCGCGCCTGGCGGGATGTTGGGTCCACGCTCGGCAATGGAGAAAGCGTACGTGCCGGCCGTCTCATCCTGGAAGTAGACGTGCAGCCTCTCCTGAGAGACGACGCCGGAGCCGATTGTGACTGTTCCCCGGACATGAACAGGTTCGCCGAGCCTGTCAGGGATCGTATCTCCGTTCGAATCTCGAATTACCTCAGCGATTGTGATTATGCGAAGAGATGCCGCCGCCCCGGAGGGTGTCTCGCTCTGTTCCTGGGCTGATGACAGCGCCGGAAGCATCGCGGCAATCGCCAGGAGGGTCCGGAGTCGTTTCGAGCAGACGGCGGGCATGATCAGATCGGCTTCATCATACCGGTGTTGCGGGCGGATCGCATCTGCCGATGCGCCCTTGCGGCAAGGCGCTATGGCGATTCGGTCTGGTTTTTTCGATGTGCGGGAGGCTGCTTCCTCGCCGATTTCTGCGCTGTTCCATTCCCAATGGACTTCCTCGGCTTCACGTTATGATGCCAATCATGATCGGATCGACGGTTTCGCACTATCGAATCCTCGCTCCACTGGGTGAGGGTGGGATGGGCGTAGTCTTCGAGGCGGAGGACACGCGGCTGCGCCGACGCGTGGCGCTGAAGTTTCTTCCGAGCGGAACCGCCGTCAGCACCGAGGCGGTTCTGCGCCTGAAGCGCGAAGCGGAAGCGACGTCCGCACTGAATCATCCGAACATCTGCACCATCTTCGACATCGGGGAACACGCCGGTGCTCCTTTCATCGTGATGGAGAAGTTGACCGGGTCGACGCTCAAGCAGTACATCGGGGGCAGGCCTCTCCCCCTGGAGCGCCTCCTCATCCTTGGGGCCGAGATTGCCGACGCGCTGGACGCGGCGCATGGCGCGGGAATCATCCATCGGGACATCAAGCCCCAGAACATATTCGTCACCAGCCGCGGCACAGCGAAGCTGCTGGATTTCGGTCTGGCGCGACTCGACGACACGAAAGCAGCGGGAGCGGATCCTGTGGATTCCGAGTCGCCGACGGTTGCCTTGCCCGGCCAGCTCACGGCGTTAGGCGCCACGGTAGGCACCCTCGCTTATATGTCTCCGGAGCAGGCGCGTGGTGAACCGGTGGACGCGCGTTCGGACCTCTTTTCGTTCGGCGCAGTGCTGTACGAGATGGCGACCGGCCGCCCACCTTTCGTCGGCCAGAGCTCGGCTGTCATTCTCGACTCCGTTCTCAACCGGGAACCGCCTTCTCCATCGCAGATCAATCCAGCCCTGCCGCCGGAGCTCGATACCCTGATCGTGGGCGCTCTGCAGAAAGATCGAGACGTGCGCGTGCAGAGTGCAGCAGAGATTCGCGCGCAACTCATGCGCCTCCGGCGACAGGATGCGACCGGTCAGAGCCGCCCCGCCGCTCCTGCGCGTATGCTCTCCAGCCGCAAGGCAATCGCAGCATCGGTAGTTCTCGCCGTCCTGATCGTCGCAACGGTCTCGGTCCTGCTCCTGAGACGCAACCATACGGCCGATGACGCCGGACCGATCACCTCCGTTGCTGTACTTCCGTTTGTCAGCGCAACAGGGAGCGAGGAAAGCGAGTACGTGAGCGAGGGACTCGCGGAAACGCTGATGAATCACCTGTCGAGAAATCCGCGGCTCAGGGTGATTCCGCGGAGCACGGTATTCCGATACAAAACCGAGAAGATCTCTCCGAAGCGAATTGCGGAGGAGCTCGGGGTCCGCGCGATCGTGGCGGGCCGTCTCGTTCAGCGTGGGGACCGATTGACCGTACACGTGGAGCTGATCGATCCGAGAGCGGATGCTCAGTTGTGGGGCGCGCGATACGAGCGGAGTCGGGCGGAGCTCCTCACATTGCAGCGCGAAATGTCGGAAGAGCTCGCGCGCGCACTAAGGACGCGCGGCGCTCCGGTCGAGGAGACGTCGCCGCGGCATATGACCTCCGATGAAGAGGCGTTCCAGCTCTACCTGAAAGGCCGTTACGAGTGGAACAAGAGAACGGGACCAGCGCTGCGAACTGCGTTATCGCACTTCCAGTCTGCCATCGCACGTGATCCCGACTTCGCGCTCGCTTACCTCGGGCTCGCCGACACGTACGCAATCATGGAACAGTACACCGATGAGCCGGCCGCGGTTCTGCTGCCGAAGGCGAGAGAGGCGGCAGTGCGCGCCCTGGAGGCCGATCCCTCGCTCGCCGAAGCCCACGCCACGCTCGGCCTGATTTATCAGCAGATGTGGCGATGGGAGGAAGCCGAAGCCGAATTCCGGAAAGCCATTGCCCTCAAGCCGAACTACCCGACGGCGCGCCACTGGTACAGCATTCATCTGCGCTCCGTCGGCCGACCGGAGGAAGCCCTCGAGCAGATCCGCATCGCCCAACGGCTCGATCCTCTGTCAATGATCATCGGCGTTGCCGCGGCGTCAACACTCGCGGAGTCCGGACGTCATGAGGAAGCGATCAAACGATACCTGGAGCTCGATCCTAACTTCTACATCGTCCAATCGCGTCTCAGCCGGTCATACTCGGAACTCGGAAGGCATGACGACGCCGTACGCTCGGCCCGCTATGCCGTGCAGCGTTCGGGCGGAGCTTGTGAACAGCTGGCGGATCTCGGGAGGGCCTGCGCAATGGCCGGCGATACGAGCTGCGCGACGGCAGCCTTGCAGGATCTCCGGAGCGGTTCCGACGGAGCGGCTTGTGATCCGGTCTGGGCTGCGTACGTCCATGCCGCACTCGGTCAGGCTGATGCCGCCTTCTCCGCTCTGGAGAACGCCTACGATCAGAAGAGCGCGAGGCTCTCGTACATCGAGACCGACCGGATCATGCTGGGACCGCTGCAGACCGACCCCCGCTACGCCGAGTTGCTCCGAAATATGAGCATTCGATGATCGCTTCGATCACCTTTTGCTGACCCTCGCGAAATGCGCCGCCCGGCTGATCAGGCGACTTCCTGAGACAGCCGAGAGCAGTGGCTCCGACTTCACCGTTTCTCTGCTTCGTCCTTACAGCGAAACCGACTCCCATCCCATGAACTGCGGATGTCCGATCATCATCCCCTCGGGCATCCTGGCCGACGCATGCGCCTTTCGAAACGCTTCGCTCCTCGTCCAGTCGACGAACTGCTGTTCGGTTTCCCACATCACGTGACTGGCGTAGCGATGGGAGCCGTCGTCGTGATCGGCGCCGCGCACGAGATGGAACTGCATGAAGCCGGGAACTTCGTCGAGGTGCGTCGTCCGCTCCCGCCATCGTCCTTCGAACTCTTCACCGCGTCCCGCGGCGATCCGGAAATGATTCATAGCGATGTACATGACGAGAGTTGTAACACATCATTCGGAAAGCGCCCCCGGCAGGGCTGCAGGAGCGCGCGCGCGGTCGATCTTCGACTGACCACAATCCCGGGCGAGAGACCTCACCGATTTAAATTGCAGTCCGCGCCCTCATACGCCATCATTCCACAATCAGCCCATGACACTGCCAAACGGAAGCAACCTCGGGCCGTACCAGATCGTTTCGCGACTGGGTGCCGGTGGCATGGGAGAAGTCTACAGGGCACTCGACACGCGGCTCGACCGCAGCGTCGCCGTCAAGGTACTTCCTTCTGATACTTCGGGAGACGAGAAAGCCAACGCGCGGTTTCAGCGTGAGGCGAAGCTCATCTCGCAGCTCAGCCATCCGAACATCTGCGCTCTCTACGACATCGGCAGGTCCAACGAAACGACCTACATCGTCATGGAGCTGATCGATGGAGAGACTCTCGGCTCGCGCCTCCAACGGGGTCCCCTCCCTCTGCGCGAGATCTTCCCCTGCGCGATTCAGATCGCGGATGCTCTCGACCGCGCGCACCGCACGGGAGTGATTCACCGCGACCTCAAGCCGGGCAACGTCATGCTGACCAGGGGAGGCGCGAAACTCCTCGATTTCGGTCTGGCGCGTGCGATCAACCCGGTGGTCGCAGAGGATGATCCCACCCAGGCCGCACCTCTGACCTCCGCTGGAATGGTCGTCGGAACACTGCCGTACATGGCTCCCGAGCAATTGCACGGTCGCGAGACCGACGAACGTTCGGATATTTTCGCGTTTGGCGCTTTGCTCTACGAGATGATCACCGGCAGGCGGGCCTTCCACGCCAGCAGCTCCGCGAGCCTGGTTGCGCAGATCCTCGAGCACGAGCCGCCCGCTCCATCCTCGCTTCAGCCCATCACACCCGCTGCACTGGAACGAGTGGTCATGACCTGCCTCGAGAAAGATCCCGAGCGGCGATTCCAGTGCGCTGGTGATCTCGCAAGAGAACTGCGTAGGATCGAAACAGGGACTGCCATCGAGCTGGAAACGGCGACCACGATCGGACCGCTTAAGTCGCGGCCGATGCTCTACGGTCTGATCGCAGCCGGCGTCGTCGTGGCGCTCGCCGCGGCGGTTGCGGGATTTCTCGCCGGCCGCCAGGGAACCGATCCGGCACCTAGAGCAACGTTCACTCAGCTGACGTTCGGCAGCGGCGAAGAGCTTCATCCGACGATCTCACCTGACGGGAGAATGTTTGCTTACGTCAAGAGGGCCGATGGTCAGCGGGACATCTTCCTGCAACGGACCGGAGGATCGAGCGCCATCAATCTGACCGAGGGAAATCAGCTTGACGATGAGGCACCAGCATTTTCACCCGACGGCAATCTGATCGCCTTCCGGTCGGACAGGGACGGAGGCGGCATCTTCGTCATGGGGGCTACCGGGGAGTCGGTTCGGCGCCTGACGGAGAGCGGTTTCAACCCCGCCTGGTCGCCGGATGGCTCGAGGATCGTGTACTCGACGGAGAGGACCGGTACTCCGCGCACCGTCTACGGCGGTGGTGAGCTCTGGACCGTCGAGCTGGGAAGTGGACGCTCGGAGCGGCTTTTCGAAGGTCCCGCTCTGCAGCCGTCCTGGTCACCCGATGGACGGCGCATCGCCTTCTGGGCCGGCCGCAGTGGTGGCCACCGCGACATCTTCCTGATCGACGCAACAGGGGAACCGGAGAGCCTGGTCAATGTGACGGCGGATGCTCATCTCGACTGGAATCCCGTCTGGTCGCCCGACGGGACCACTCTCTACTTCTCGAGTGAGCGCAACGGCACGATGAATCTCTGGCGCGTCGCCATCGATCAGACTTCGGGGAAGCCGGCCGGCGCGGTCGAACCGCTCAACGCCGCCTCGCCGGACGCGTCGTCCATCTCTATTTCAGGAGACGGCACGCGGATACTGTATCGATCCACCTCTCACTACGGAACACTCGAAAGGATCCGTTTCGACGCCACAACGGAAACCGTGGAAGGGGACGGAGTCGTGTTCGACGGGTCGCTTCCCATTCGCAACGCGGCCGCATCCCCCGATGGTTCGTGGATCGCATTTTCGACCTCCGGCATTCAGGAGGACGTGTACGTGATGGCGGCCGACGGCACCGACGTTCGGCAGCTGACCAGTGACGCTTCGCGTGATCGTGGCATCAGCTGGTGGCCGGACGGCTCGCGCATCGTCTTCTACTCCAATCGTACCGGCACATGGCAGGGGTGGACGATCCGTCCCGACGGAAGCGGCCTCGAGCAGCTTACGGAAATGGCGGCAAACTGGCCGCGGATCTCCCGCGACGGGACGCGCGTCACGTTCGTTGGCGAGAATCAAGGAATCGTCGCGGAGCTTGCGACCCTGCCGGTAAGTGAGGGGAGGCCGCTTCCCCGGGTCGAAGGGAGTTCCTTCGCGCCCGCGACATGGTCGCCCGACGGAACGAAAGTCGCGGGAGCACCGTGGGGCAGTGTAGGTACCTACATTTACTCGCCGACGATCGGCCCCGCCTGGTCTCCCCGACGGCGAGGATCAGCGCTTTCATCGACGACCGGCGCCTGCTGTTGATCGAGCGCGACGGACGGATTCGGGTCGCGGATGTGGCAACACTGGAAGCGCGAGACGTCGGGCACGTCCCGACCTCGGACGACACGGACGCGCTCGACTCCATCTCGATCTCGACCGACGCCGACACCATTCTCCTGGTCCGCACCCGCGCCGACAGCGACATCTGGCAGATGACCATCCCCTCCACTCCGAGCCGGTAACTCATGAGGGGTCCGCGCGGCTCGGAAACTGTCGTGACATCTCTCCACCAGGAGTAGAATGCTCTCGAGCCGAAAATGTACGAGGAACCGAAAAACGAACGTGTGGTCCCCATTGGGACATTTTGATTTTTTACCCATTTTTTACGCGATCACTCACTCGCGAGTGCCCGTTCGGGCAACAGCCCGCGAACGGGCTGTTGCCCAAACCCGGGGATAGAGACGATGGCGGGGAAAAGTCCGCCCATGTCATCCTGAGCCGCCGAAGGACGGCGAAGGATCTGGGGGTGGCTCGCGAATCATCGTGGTGGCGGGCCGGAGGAATCATTCATGAGCCCGCGCCCAGATCCTTCGCCGTCCTTCGGCGGCTCAGGATGACGAGTGTGAACGCGTCGACCATGTCCGGCGAAGCTCGTGAATCGCGGTTGAAGAGGCGGGCGCGACCTGATCCGGTTCTCTCGGGTTTTTCGGTTTGGGCAACAGCCCGCGAAGACCTGACCCTAATTTGGAATTTGCCAATATGCCCAATTGGCCGCTGTCCACCGATCCGGGGCAACCTCAACCCTCTACAGCGAAGGAGCGAAAGATTGAAAGGATCATCGTGGTTCATGGTTGTAGCTCTCATGGCCGGGTTGATTGTTTTGACCGGCATGATGGGTCGCCGTTCGCGCCGGGAAAGGGCCCACCTCGCCGCTCACAGTCGGTCTGATATTAACGCTCTTGAATACAGGCGATGTCCCTTCTGTCGGGGAGAGTTACGTCACTTATCGGGCTCCGGCAGGGAATACTTCGGCGCGACTAAAGACGTCGACGATTTCAAGTGCCGCAACTGCCGACTCAAGTTCCGGCACATCGTAAAGGACAACATCAGTACGTTCTACGAGTGGTGGGGCTTGAAGACTGGGTGGGATGAGTGGTCAGATTTGGTCACGCGCCATGAACGCTGACCCGCTCGCAGCAACCCAAGTTGGCTTAGACGGTCGCGAGAGCGACGCGTAGATCCCGGAGTCCATCGTGTAGTATCAGGTGAACGGGGAACACCGATGGGCAGCCCCTTCGCGAGCGGCACCGAGGTCTCCCGCTACCGGATCGCCGAGCGAATCGGGGCGGGTGGGATGGGTGAGGTGTACTCCGCGGAGGACCCGAGGCTCGGGCGGCACGTTGCGCTGAGATCCTGCCGCCGGGAGCTCGTCGAGAACGAGGACCGGGGCTGGAAGGAGGAGATGCTCCGCGCTGGTCGAAGGACGAGAACGAGTTGTTTTATTTTACTCCGGCCGACGAGCTGATGGCTGTCGACTTAGGCGTCGACGGTGAGCGGATCGAAGTCGGGAAGCCACGCCACCTCTTCACGACATCGACGTACCGCTGGAACGAATTTTTCGATGTGTCGGCTGACGGCCAGCGTTTTGTCGCCCTGTTTCCGCTATCCTTACTGAGAGGACGAGGGAATGGCGCGTTTATTCGACGACGAATCGAGTCGGGATTTCTTTTCCGAAAAATACTCCAGGATCCAATCTGCCGCGGCGCTCAGAATAGAGGAGGCCGTCCTCGGGCATGCTTCCGGGCTGAGCGGTTACACGACCGTCGAGCAGGCCCGGCTTCTCCGCGAGAGAATAGAGCTCTCTCCGGAATCGCGGACTCTCGATCTCGGCGCAGGGAGAGGATGGCCGGGGGCGTATCTGGCGCGTGAGACGGGATGTCCGCTCGTTTTTTGCGATACGCCTTTCGAATGTCTTCACGAAGCTCTGCTGCAATCCGGATGCGACACCGATACGAGCCTCTCGGCCGTCGTCGCGGATGGACGTGCGCTGCCCTTCCGAGCGGAGACATTCGACGCGATCGTCTTCGCCGACGTCTTCTGATGAATCGAGGACAAGCTCTCCGTGCTGAGAGCTTCCCGCAGAGTCCTCGCCCGGGATGGCCGTATCGGGGGCTACACGATTCATACGCCGCCAGGTCTGTCAGAGGAAGAGGAAGCGCTGGCGT
This genomic interval from Acidobacteriota bacterium contains the following:
- a CDS encoding antibiotic biosynthesis monooxygenase translates to MYIAMNHFRIAAGRGEEFEGRWRERTTHLDEVPGFMQFHLVRGADHDDGSHRYASHVMWETEQQFVDWTRSEAFRKAHASARMPEGMMIGHPQFMGWESVSL
- a CDS encoding protein kinase; this encodes MIGSTVSHYRILAPLGEGGMGVVFEAEDTRLRRRVALKFLPSGTAVSTEAVLRLKREAEATSALNHPNICTIFDIGEHAGAPFIVMEKLTGSTLKQYIGGRPLPLERLLILGAEIADALDAAHGAGIIHRDIKPQNIFVTSRGTAKLLDFGLARLDDTKAAGADPVDSESPTVALPGQLTALGATVGTLAYMSPEQARGEPVDARSDLFSFGAVLYEMATGRPPFVGQSSAVILDSVLNREPPSPSQINPALPPELDTLIVGALQKDRDVRVQSAAEIRAQLMRLRRQDATGQSRPAAPARMLSSRKAIAASVVLAVLIVATVSVLLLRRNHTADDAGPITSVAVLPFVSATGSEESEYVSEGLAETLMNHLSRNPRLRVIPRSTVFRYKTEKISPKRIAEELGVRAIVAGRLVQRGDRLTVHVELIDPRADAQLWGARYERSRAELLTLQREMSEELARALRTRGAPVEETSPRHMTSDEEAFQLYLKGRYEWNKRTGPALRTALSHFQSAIARDPDFALAYLGLADTYAIMEQYTDEPAAVLLPKAREAAVRALEADPSLAEAHATLGLIYQQMWRWEEAEAEFRKAIALKPNYPTARHWYSIHLRSVGRPEEALEQIRIAQRLDPLSMIIGVAAASTLAESGRHEEAIKRYLELDPNFYIVQSRLSRSYSELGRHDDAVRSARYAVQRSGGACEQLADLGRACAMAGDTSCATAALQDLRSGSDGAACDPVWAAYVHAALGQADAAFSALENAYDQKSARLSYIETDRIMLGPLQTDPRYAELLRNMSIR
- a CDS encoding amidohydrolase family protein, translating into MNRGNRHWRGIIIVVATLAWGGPGALRADSEIKALVGGRLIDGFGGRPVANSVIIVEGERIRAVGRMGEIEIPEQAEIISTEGMDVLPGLWDMHVHLMINGHADYDHWFSTYPDLYRSVIMPASANQLLLAGVTSARDLGAPLEDIIAVRDAINRGEIPGPTMYVSGPFIQHRPYPGTEQYRWGVSGAEDARRKVRRLIEAGVDVIKLIDQDQMTMEEVRAVVEEAHRHGRTVVAHAHRPEEIRRGLEAGVDCFEHTGLASAPEYPPDVIEMIRERTAQMNRGPLFWTPTVEGLFNYEALRDNPEILDSTEWHLGLPEEIIRDIRDSFRHPERLSYFQLTPLRRPTLRHKIEQLRESGVVLLIGTDSGIPMKFHSQSTWNELEVWVRGMGISPMEAIRGATYWPSVLMKVSDEVGTVSEGKYADLIAVRGDVLRHISLLQRVDLVMKRGTRYK
- a CDS encoding diguanylate cyclase, producing the protein MPAVCSKRLRTLLAIAAMLPALSSAQEQSETPSGAAASLRIITIAEVIRDSNGDTIPDRLGEPVHVRGTVTIGSGVVSQERLHVYFQDETAGTYAFSIAERGPNIPPGALIDVVGTVDQYRGAIQINRPRVAILGQRELPEPLVLTLQEAAQWKHYGKLVTVRGSIGTPVQLGPYVGYDLQHAGSTMRLALPPGVLRDFAVTSVPPSSEVSVTGVVTIYSENPPHNDGFQLMVGSPSWISVQSKASPIGAWVNRYGKAVAFAITLLVLLLLAFGISRRKMRLRKEQADTLSRVGLLAAAATDPDAFLADAIDLLIRNELVDGVVVHLLERGRLRLHASYGAARDKEKQIDEQVQSRLSGTIHNRDLPISEFQLQDRARDERLYPLVCVALQGRTRAVGVITALSTTRHALTPREASMIASVANLIALGIENVQMMLDHDEKNRELEQQAISDPLTGLYNRRFVDEYLRIHMAMARRRKTQVSFIAIDLDHFKKVNDTYGHARGDEILVRVAHVIRDTARTSDLTVRTGGEEFLVAMTDTGEAGALIYANRLQKELRIQHYEEVSMPITVSIGIAVYPDHGEEVGALLRIADESLYASKRLGRDRITVGSGGPRPLPD
- a CDS encoding serine/threonine-protein kinase, with the translated sequence MTLPNGSNLGPYQIVSRLGAGGMGEVYRALDTRLDRSVAVKVLPSDTSGDEKANARFQREAKLISQLSHPNICALYDIGRSNETTYIVMELIDGETLGSRLQRGPLPLREIFPCAIQIADALDRAHRTGVIHRDLKPGNVMLTRGGAKLLDFGLARAINPVVAEDDPTQAAPLTSAGMVVGTLPYMAPEQLHGRETDERSDIFAFGALLYEMITGRRAFHASSSASLVAQILEHEPPAPSSLQPITPAALERVVMTCLEKDPERRFQCAGDLARELRRIETGTAIELETATTIGPLKSRPMLYGLIAAGVVVALAAAVAGFLAGRQGTDPAPRATFTQLTFGSGEELHPTISPDGRMFAYVKRADGQRDIFLQRTGGSSAINLTEGNQLDDEAPAFSPDGNLIAFRSDRDGGGIFVMGATGESVRRLTESGFNPAWSPDGSRIVYSTERTGTPRTVYGGGELWTVELGSGRSERLFEGPALQPSWSPDGRRIAFWAGRSGGHRDIFLIDATGEPESLVNVTADAHLDWNPVWSPDGTTLYFSSERNGTMNLWRVAIDQTSGKPAGAVEPLNAASPDASSISISGDGTRILYRSTSHYGTLERIRFDATTETVEGDGVVFDGSLPIRNAAASPDGSWIAFSTSGIQEDVYVMAADGTDVRQLTSDASRDRGISWWPDGSRIVFYSNRTGTWQGWTIRPDGSGLEQLTEMAANWPRISRDGTRVTFVGENQGIVAELATLPVSEGRPLPRVEGSSFAPATWSPDGTKVAGAPWGSVGTYIYSPTIGPAWSPRRRGSALSSTTGACC
- a CDS encoding class I SAM-dependent methyltransferase, with the protein product MARLFDDESSRDFFSEKYSRIQSAAALRIEEAVLGHASGLSGYTTVEQARLLRERIELSPESRTLDLGAGRGWPGAYLARETGCPLVFCDTPFECLHEALLQSGCDTDTSLSAVVADGRALPFRAETFDAIVFADVF